The Candidatus Hydrogenedentota bacterium genome includes the window CGTTACGCGAACAGCGGGGAAGCGTTCCAGCACATCGATAAAGGGGACATAGGATTTTTCGTAGGCCTCCTGGAACACAAAGTCGAAATTGCCCACGGGCTGGTGGGAATGGCAGCCCAGTATCAAGTTTATGCTTTTCATCGCGGGGGAGTGCCTTTGTGCCGGCCCGATGCCACTTCCGTCGGTACCGCCATGGGAAAGGAGCGGTTGGGGAATGGCGTCACAAGGCCACGGTCAATTACTGCGGTCGTTGATAATTCCCAGAATTCGATTGTTAAACTGTTCCGCTGGGTTCATCCCCAGCTCTTTGAGGCGATGGTTCAGGGCCGCCACCTCAATGATAATGGCGATATTCCGCCCGGGACGAACCGGAATACGAAGGTGCGGGATCCGGACGCCCAGTATATCCACATGCTCTTCCGTCAACCCCGTACGGTCGTAGAAAGCGTTCTGATTCCACTCCTCCAGCTCCACAATCAGGCCGATTCGCTTGGTATTGCGCACACAACCCACACCGAAAATGGCCTTCACGTCGATAATGCCGACGCCCCGAATCTCCATATGATGTTCGATAACGGGGTTCGTTTCGGCGTAAAGATTGTCTTCCCGAAGCCGCTTCAGCGCCACCACGTCGTCCGCGATCAGTCGATGTCCCCGCTCCACCAGTTCCAGCGCCGTCTCGCTCTTGCCCACCCCGGGTGAGCCCACGATCAGGCAACCGACGCCGTAACAATCCACCGCCGTGCCGTGAACCACCGTTTCGGGCGAAAACTCTTCCGCCAGAAAAAGAATGATCCGGCTGATGACTTCATCCGTGGATTTGGAGGTGCGCAGCACCGGAACCCCCCGGTGATTGCACAGATCCAGGAATACATTCTGCGGCGAGAGATTTCTGGATAGTACAAAAATGGGAATTTCAAAGGAGAACATGGCCGTCAACCGCCGTTCGAGCAGGGCGGGAGGGAGCTTCTCCATGTAGTGAATTTCCGTATTCCCCAGCAACTGGACGCGGTCGTTGGCAAAGTATTCGAGATAGCCGCTGAGGGCCAGCCCCGGACGGTTGATATCCGAGGTAAACACCGGTCGCCCGATACCTTGAAACCCCGCAATGACCTCAATATCCAGATCGTCCGCCATTTTGTCCAGTATGCGGGCCACCGGAATACTGCGCTTCCGGTTGACTGGGAGGTCCTGCGTATCCATAGGCGCCCTCGTGGGGTAGGCTGGCCGGGTCGGGGGGGAAGAAATGCGGGCTACCGCCTCGGCGATAGCCCGCTACCGCATCTCAGAACTTCGGCTCGATCAGTCCGAAAGTGCCGTCCTCACGGGCGTAAAGCACATTTACTTCAGACGTATCGGCATTCGAAAACACCAGAAAGGGCTGATCCTGGACCAACTCAAGCTGCATCATCGCCTCGTCCACGCTCATGGGCTTCATCGAGAGCTTCTCCCGATGAACCACCCGATGGGAGTCGTAGCTGGCGTCCGCATTCGTATTCTCTTCCGGAAGCTCCGGTGTAAGAATCGCATGGTGATAGTCGCGCGCTTCCCGCGCGGTGCGGGGCTGGTGCCGGTTAATCCGGTCCTTAAACTTGCGAATCTGTCGCTCCAGCTTCACCATGGCCGCATCGACGGACGCGTACATGTCGCTGGAAGCTTCCTTGCTATGAATCCGAACGCCA containing:
- the hprK gene encoding HPr(Ser) kinase/phosphatase, coding for MADDLDIEVIAGFQGIGRPVFTSDINRPGLALSGYLEYFANDRVQLLGNTEIHYMEKLPPALLERRLTAMFSFEIPIFVLSRNLSPQNVFLDLCNHRGVPVLRTSKSTDEVISRIILFLAEEFSPETVVHGTAVDCYGVGCLIVGSPGVGKSETALELVERGHRLIADDVVALKRLREDNLYAETNPVIEHHMEIRGVGIIDVKAIFGVGCVRNTKRIGLIVELEEWNQNAFYDRTGLTEEHVDILGVRIPHLRIPVRPGRNIAIIIEVAALNHRLKELGMNPAEQFNNRILGIINDRSN
- the raiA gene encoding ribosome-associated translation inhibitor RaiA, which gives rise to MNITVTGRHMEMTDALKAYIQNGLEKVEAHFDNAFEADVVLDVEKHRHIAEVNLRTNGVRIHSKEASSDMYASVDAAMVKLERQIRKFKDRINRHQPRTAREARDYHHAILTPELPEENTNADASYDSHRVVHREKLSMKPMSVDEAMMQLELVQDQPFLVFSNADTSEVNVLYAREDGTFGLIEPKF